CCCCCGCCCACGTGCTGCGGGTGGACGTGGCATGACCGCCGAGTCCCCGACCCGCGACGCCGCCCCCCACTGGTTCGAGGCCAACCCGCTCTGGTTCAAGACGGCGGTCTTCTACGAGATCCACCTCCGGGGCTTCTTCGACGGCAACAACGACGGCTCCGGCGACTTCCGGGGCCTGACCGAGAAGCTCGACTACCTGCAGTGGCTGGGCGTCGACTGCATCTGGCTGCTGCCGACCTACCCGTCGCCGCTGCGCGACGGCGGCTACGACATCGCCGACTACTACGCCGTGCACCCCGACTACGGCACCATCGAGGACGTCCAGGCCTTCCTCGACGCGGCCCACGAGCGGGGCATGCGGGTGATCACCGACCTGGTCGTGAACCACACCTCCAGCGAGCACCCGTGGTTCCAGGAGTCCCGGTCGGACCCGTCCTCGCCCAAGCGGGACTGGTACGTGTGGTCCGACACGCCGGACCGCTACACCGACGCCCGGATCATCTTCACCGACACCGAGACGTCCAACTGGACCTGGGACGCGGAGGCCGGCGCCTACTACTGGCACCGCTTCTTCAGCCACCAGCCCGACCTCAACTACGAGAACTCCGACGTCCAGGAGGCGATGCTCGACGTCCTGCGGTTCTGGCTGGACATGGGCCTCGACGGCTTCCGCCTCGACGCCGTCCCCTACCTCTTCGAGGAGGAGGGGACGAACTGCGAGAACCTGCCCCGGACCCACGAGTTCCTGAAGCGCGTGCGAGCCACCGTCGACGCCGAGTACCCCGACCGGGTGCTGCTGGCCGAGGCCAACCAGTGGCCCGAGGACGTCGTCGACTACTTCGGCGACGGCGACGAGTGCCACATGGCGTTCCACTTCCCCGTGATGCCCCGCATGTTCATGGCCCTGCGGCGGGAGGACTCCACGCCCATCCGGGAGATCCTCGACCACACCCCGGACATCCCCGAGAGCTGCCAGTGGGGCCTGTTCCTCCGCAACCACGACGAGCTGACGCTCGAGATGGTCACCGACGAGGAGCGGGACTACATGTACGCCGAGTACGCCAAGGACCCCCGGATGAAGATCAACGTGGGGATCCGCCGGCGCCTGGCGCCGCTGCTCGACGGCGGCCGGGCCGACATCGAGCTGATGCACGCCATCCTGTTCTCGCTGCCGGGCTCGCCCATCCTCTACTACGGCGACGAGATCGCCATGGGCGACAACGTGTACCTCGGCGACCGCGACGCGGTGCGCACGCCCATGCAGTGGACCGGCGACCGCAACGGCGGGTTCAGCCGGGCCGACTTCGCCGCCCTCTACTGCCCGCCGCTCATGGACCCGGTGTACGGCTTCCAGGCCGTGAACGTGGAGGCCCAGCTGCGCACGCCGTCGAGCCTCCTGCGCTGGGTGCAGCGCTTCGTCGCCCTCCGCAAGGAGCACCCCGTCTTCGGCCTCGGCACCTACGTGCCCCTCAGCACGTCGAACAACAAGATCTTCGCCGTGCTGCGGGCCTACGAGGACGACGTCGTCCTCTGCGTGCACAACATGGCCCGCTCCGCCCAGGCGGTGGAGCTCGACCTGTCCGCCTACGAGGGGAGGTGGCCGGAGGAGATGTTCGGCCGCACCCGGTTCCCCCGCATCGGCTCCCTGCCCTACCTGCTCACCCTCGGGCCCCGCGGCTTCTTCTGGTTCCGCCTGGCCGAGGAGGCCGAGGAGGACTCGCGCTTCGACGTGGCCCTCACCTCGGCCCCCCACCCGGTCGGGGAGGTGGGACCATGACGGGCATCGACGCCGCCCTCTCCTCCCTCGACCCCGACGCGCTCACCGCCTGGGTCACCACCCAGCGCTGGTTCTCGGCCAAGTCCCGGGAGGTCACCGTCGACGTCCGCGACGCGGTCCCGCTCGACGAGGACGCCGGCCTCGGCCTCCTCGTCGTGGAGGCCCGCACCGCGGCCGGCACCCACGAGCTGTTCCAGCTCCTGGTGGGGGCCGACGGCGACCGCCTCGACCACGACGCCCTGGCCGACCCGGCCCGCTCGGCCGCCCTGGCCCGCCTCCTCGGCGACGGCGCCCGCGTCGACACCAGCGGGGGCGAGGTCACCTTCCACTGGGCCGACGACGCCCCCGCCCTCGGCGACCCGCCCGACGTCCGTCCCCTCGGCGCCGAGCAGTCGAACTCGTCGGTGGTCATCGACGACGCCGTGGTGCTGAAGGTGTTCCGCCACCTCGAGCCGGGGGTGAACCCCGAGCTCGAGATGCTCGAGTTCCTCTCGTCCCACGGGTTCACCGCCATCCCCACCCTCGCCGGCTGGTACCAGCTCTCGAGCGACGTGCTCGACGCCACCCTCGGCGTGGCCCAGGGCTTCCTCGGCGAGGCGACCAACGGCTGGGACCTGGCCCTCGACGAGCTGGGGTCGGGCCGCACCGACCGCCTCACGCCGGGCCTGCGCGACCTGGGCGCGGTGGTGGGGGAGATGCACGCCGTGCTCGGCTCCGACGTCAGCCGGCCCGAGTTCGCCCCCGAGGCACCCGGCGACGAGGCCCTGCCGCTGTTCATGGCCACCGTCGACGAGGAGATCGAGCACGTCTTCTCGGGCCTGCCCGACCACGAGGTGTTCGCCCCCATCGCGGGCCGGGGCGACGAGCTCCGCGACCAGCTGCGCCGCATGTCCCAGGGCGGCTCGGTGGGCCGGCTGATCCGCCACCACGGCGACCTCCACCTGGGCCAGACCATGCAGGGAGGTGGACGATGGACGGTCCTCGACTTCGAGGGCGAGCCCAGCCGACCGCTGCTCGAGCGGCGGCGCAAGCGCTCGCCGCTGCGCGACGTGGCCGGGATGCTGCGCTCGTTCGCCTACGCCGCCTCCGCCGCCGGGCGGGCCGGGGCCGACGTGCCCTCCTCGTGGGAGTCCGACGCGCGCGACGCGTTCCTCGAGGGCTACCACGCAGCCGTCGACCCGGCCCTGCTGCCGGCGGGCGACGCCGCCGTGGCCCAGGTGCTGGCGCTGTTCGAGCTGGAGAAGGCGGTCTACGAGCTGCGCTACGAGATCGACAACCGGCCCGAGTGGGCGGCCATCCCGGTGGCCGGCATCGCCCGGCTGATGGAGCTGGAGCCGTGAGCCCCCCGTCCGGCCGTCCCCCCGAGGGCACCGAGGAGCCCCCGGGGACGGGTCGCATCACCCCCACCATCGGCGAGCTCGACCTCCACCTGCTCGGCGAGGGCCGCCACCTGCGCCTCCACGACGCCCTCGGCGCCCACGTCGTCACCGTCGACGGCGAGCGGGGCACCTCGTTCTCGGTGTGGGCCCCGGAGGCCGCCGCCGTCAGCGTGGTCGGCGACTTCGACGGGTGGGACCCCGAGGCCCACCCCATGCGGAGCCTGGGCCCCTCCGGCGTCTGGGAGCTGTTCGTCCCCGGCGTCGGCGACGGTGCCGCCTACAAGTTCGCCGTCCGCTCCCAGGCCGGCGAGGTCATCCAGCACGCCGACCCGCTGGCCCGCCGGGCCGAGGTCCCCCCGGCCACCGCGTCGATCGTCCACCACCCCACCTACGAGTGGTCCGACGACGGCTGGGTGGAGCGCCGACGCAGCAGCCACCCCTGGACCGAGCCCATGAGCATCTACGAGGTGCACCTGGGCTCGTGGCGGCGCGACCCGGACCGGCCCGACGCCCAGCTCTCCTACGCCGAGCTGGCCGACGAGCTGGCCGCCTACGTCACCGACATGGGGTTCACCCACGTCGAGCTGCTGCCGGTGATGCAGCACCCCTTCAGCGGGTCGTGGGGCTACCAGGTCACCTCCTTCTTCGCCCCCGCCTCGGTGTGGGGGACCCCGGAGGACCTCCAGACGCTCGTCGACCGCCTCCACGCCCACGGCGTGGGCGTGCTCCTCGACTGGGTCCCGGCCCACTTCCCCCGCGACGAGTGGGCCCTGGCCCGCTTCGACGGCTCCGCCCTCTACGAGCACGCCGACCCCCGCCGTGGCTCGCACCCGGACTGGGGGACGCTCGTGTTCAACCACGGGCGC
Above is a window of Iamia majanohamensis DNA encoding:
- the treS gene encoding maltose alpha-D-glucosyltransferase — protein: MTAESPTRDAAPHWFEANPLWFKTAVFYEIHLRGFFDGNNDGSGDFRGLTEKLDYLQWLGVDCIWLLPTYPSPLRDGGYDIADYYAVHPDYGTIEDVQAFLDAAHERGMRVITDLVVNHTSSEHPWFQESRSDPSSPKRDWYVWSDTPDRYTDARIIFTDTETSNWTWDAEAGAYYWHRFFSHQPDLNYENSDVQEAMLDVLRFWLDMGLDGFRLDAVPYLFEEEGTNCENLPRTHEFLKRVRATVDAEYPDRVLLAEANQWPEDVVDYFGDGDECHMAFHFPVMPRMFMALRREDSTPIREILDHTPDIPESCQWGLFLRNHDELTLEMVTDEERDYMYAEYAKDPRMKINVGIRRRLAPLLDGGRADIELMHAILFSLPGSPILYYGDEIAMGDNVYLGDRDAVRTPMQWTGDRNGGFSRADFAALYCPPLMDPVYGFQAVNVEAQLRTPSSLLRWVQRFVALRKEHPVFGLGTYVPLSTSNNKIFAVLRAYEDDVVLCVHNMARSAQAVELDLSAYEGRWPEEMFGRTRFPRIGSLPYLLTLGPRGFFWFRLAEEAEEDSRFDVALTSAPHPVGEVGP
- a CDS encoding maltokinase N-terminal cap-like domain-containing protein is translated as MTGIDAALSSLDPDALTAWVTTQRWFSAKSREVTVDVRDAVPLDEDAGLGLLVVEARTAAGTHELFQLLVGADGDRLDHDALADPARSAALARLLGDGARVDTSGGEVTFHWADDAPALGDPPDVRPLGAEQSNSSVVIDDAVVLKVFRHLEPGVNPELEMLEFLSSHGFTAIPTLAGWYQLSSDVLDATLGVAQGFLGEATNGWDLALDELGSGRTDRLTPGLRDLGAVVGEMHAVLGSDVSRPEFAPEAPGDEALPLFMATVDEEIEHVFSGLPDHEVFAPIAGRGDELRDQLRRMSQGGSVGRLIRHHGDLHLGQTMQGGGRWTVLDFEGEPSRPLLERRRKRSPLRDVAGMLRSFAYAASAAGRAGADVPSSWESDARDAFLEGYHAAVDPALLPAGDAAVAQVLALFELEKAVYELRYEIDNRPEWAAIPVAGIARLMELEP